In one window of Meiothermus sp. DNA:
- a CDS encoding tripartite tricarboxylate transporter TctB family protein has product MQRIWERAAALLAVALGTLALVLSRNLPQMEGGYPGPALFPSVLGAMLVFSGLRLLWQGRTEKTRLEGGEGRVLLALLGLTLAPWLLGQMGLAFTAGLYALAGAWLLGVRFGTALLTGGMVALLVYTVFQRFLGVQG; this is encoded by the coding sequence GTGCAGCGAATCTGGGAACGGGCTGCGGCCTTACTGGCCGTGGCCCTGGGCACTCTGGCCCTAGTCCTGAGCCGCAACTTGCCCCAGATGGAGGGGGGCTACCCTGGCCCGGCTCTGTTCCCGAGCGTCCTGGGAGCAATGCTGGTCTTTAGTGGGCTCCGCTTGCTGTGGCAAGGGCGTACTGAAAAGACTCGGCTCGAGGGGGGCGAAGGGCGGGTGCTCCTGGCCCTCCTGGGTCTAACCCTGGCTCCCTGGCTGCTGGGCCAGATGGGCCTGGCCTTCACTGCAGGTCTATATGCCCTGGCGGGGGCCTGGCTGCTGGGGGTGCGCTTTGGCACCGCCCTCCTCACCGGCGGTATGGTGGCCCTGCTGGTCTACACTGTTTTTCAGCGCTTCCTGGGGGTACAGGGATGA